The following are encoded in a window of Spea bombifrons isolate aSpeBom1 chromosome 2, aSpeBom1.2.pri, whole genome shotgun sequence genomic DNA:
- the SKA2 gene encoding spindle and kinetochore-associated protein 2, whose amino-acid sequence METAVNKLEALFQKAESDLDYIEQKLEFEIRKSFPEDALVQENPAKLLEQLGTIKAQFKSLSSQLDKIATEQQKSVESIQDTIANTMQIVQHLQQQTDLQVSPLSEEELEALKSFKNLPLKGVDFQS is encoded by the exons TTTCAAAAAGCAGAGTCTGACTTGGATTACATTGAGCAGAAACTGGAATTTGAAATCAGAAAGAGTTTTCCTGAAGACGCTTTGGTACAG GAAAATCCTGCCAAACTGCTAGAACAGTTGGGAACAATAAAAGCACAATTCAAAAGCTTATCGTCGCAGCTGGATAAAATTGCCACTGAGCAGCAGAAATCGGTAGAGAGTATTCAGGATACCATCGCAAACACAATGCAAATTGTGCAGCACTTACAGCAACAAACCGACTTGCAG GTTTCTCCATTATCAGAAGAAGAACTTGAAGCACTCAAATCTTTTAAAAACCTGCCATTGAAGGGAGTGGACTTTCAATCATAA